A genomic window from Sulfurospirillum diekertiae includes:
- a CDS encoding transglutaminase family protein: MKVNFSYDFTLTFDEPVRNHHFCLRIVPHTNAIQQLIDWKLTLNDTIPYQKTRDGFGNQLVYGFIGKPHRALKASMEGEIELLPYVYHDNEPVELYLPYSTLAPFSMVLHDFSRSLKLPVTDFRKAYFLTQTLFEQFKPIEISKAKGLETFLLYKEGLSQDFSHLLIALLRQSHIPARFVNGFIDGINKTHTWVEAFVDGDWRGFDPLNGTLINDEPYIKIAHGRDFSECQTHRGSYIGKRQHILEITGRIGKDEQ; the protein is encoded by the coding sequence ATGAAAGTTAATTTTTCTTATGATTTTACGCTCACATTTGATGAGCCAGTACGCAACCATCATTTTTGTCTACGCATAGTGCCTCACACCAATGCGATACAACAGCTTATTGATTGGAAGCTCACTTTAAATGATACGATTCCCTATCAAAAGACACGAGATGGTTTTGGTAACCAGTTGGTCTATGGGTTTATCGGAAAACCTCATCGTGCGCTTAAAGCGAGCATGGAAGGTGAGATTGAACTTTTACCTTATGTTTATCATGATAATGAGCCAGTAGAGCTTTATCTTCCGTACTCTACACTTGCTCCATTTAGCATGGTTTTGCACGATTTTTCCCGTTCACTCAAACTCCCTGTAACGGATTTTCGAAAAGCGTATTTCTTAACTCAAACACTTTTTGAGCAGTTTAAACCCATTGAGATCAGTAAAGCCAAAGGACTGGAGACTTTTTTACTCTATAAAGAGGGATTGAGTCAAGATTTTAGTCATCTTTTAATTGCGCTCTTACGACAAAGTCATATACCTGCACGCTTTGTCAACGGCTTTATCGATGGTATCAACAAAACCCATACATGGGTTGAAGCGTTTGTTGATGGAGACTGGAGAGGGTTTGACCCACTCAATGGCACACTGATTAATGATGAACCTTATATTAAGATCGCCCATGGACGTGATTTTTCTGAGTGCCAAACCCATCGAGGCAGTTACATTGGTAAACGTCAGCATATCTTAGAGATTACAGGCAGAATTGGTAAGGATGAGCAATGA
- a CDS encoding circularly permuted type 2 ATP-grasp protein, whose amino-acid sequence MIESESPLYDAFKSILNTIDKNRVQELLTYMNTEAINFNLFKNNAFIERKFPFDIIPRIVSHEEFTYLEKGIQQRIHALNLFLEDIYGAQKILKDGIIPSEFVFSSKAYLPAFANTPVAKNIRVHISGIDLVKNSVGDGWVVLEDNLRVPSGVSYPLSLRMLTRKVFPEFFEKLPIQGVQDYPKKLEKAMNYVNTGGINVILTPGRYNSAFYEHSYLAKASGAILANGEDLVVEKDKVYLKTYNGKKARVGAIYRRLDDEALDPVEFHPDSLIGVPNITQAYRAGNVALMNSIGNGIADDKGIYYFVPAMIKYYMNEEPILQNAPTYLAFFEKDRNHILQNMRTLVIKDVAEAGGYGVVFGCNLSKNERQKLKDAIIAEPRRFIAQEVIEFYDIECLDDNGSFSPRKADLRMFSIYGEDIFVWPGGLTRFAMDPTSYIVNSSQGGGFKDTWILKDNR is encoded by the coding sequence ATGATTGAATCAGAAAGTCCCCTTTATGATGCCTTTAAAAGCATCTTAAATACAATCGATAAGAACCGCGTCCAAGAGTTGCTCACGTACATGAACACCGAAGCAATCAACTTCAACCTTTTCAAAAACAACGCTTTTATAGAGCGTAAGTTTCCCTTTGACATTATTCCACGTATTGTCTCGCACGAAGAGTTTACCTACCTTGAAAAAGGTATACAGCAACGCATTCATGCTCTCAATCTCTTCTTGGAAGACATTTATGGAGCGCAAAAAATTCTTAAAGATGGCATCATCCCTAGCGAATTTGTCTTTTCATCTAAAGCTTATTTACCCGCTTTTGCCAACACCCCTGTGGCAAAGAACATTCGCGTACACATCAGCGGCATAGACCTTGTCAAAAATAGCGTTGGCGATGGCTGGGTTGTTCTCGAAGATAACCTCAGAGTTCCCAGTGGTGTGAGTTACCCACTTTCACTTCGTATGCTGACACGTAAAGTCTTTCCAGAATTTTTTGAAAAACTGCCGATTCAAGGGGTACAGGATTATCCTAAAAAGCTTGAGAAAGCGATGAACTATGTCAACACGGGTGGTATTAATGTCATTTTAACACCGGGTCGTTATAATTCTGCATTTTATGAACACTCTTACCTTGCCAAAGCCAGCGGAGCTATTCTAGCCAATGGTGAAGATTTGGTAGTGGAAAAAGATAAAGTGTATCTTAAAACCTATAATGGTAAAAAAGCACGTGTAGGCGCTATTTATCGAAGACTTGATGATGAAGCGCTTGATCCTGTTGAGTTTCATCCAGACTCTTTAATTGGTGTGCCTAACATTACGCAAGCGTATCGTGCAGGCAATGTTGCCCTCATGAACAGCATCGGAAATGGCATCGCGGATGATAAAGGTATCTACTACTTTGTGCCTGCGATGATTAAATACTATATGAATGAAGAACCGATCTTGCAAAATGCCCCTACTTATTTGGCATTTTTCGAGAAAGATCGTAACCATATCTTGCAAAATATGCGTACGTTAGTCATCAAAGATGTTGCCGAAGCGGGTGGATATGGCGTTGTTTTTGGATGCAACCTTTCCAAAAATGAGCGTCAAAAATTAAAAGATGCTATTATTGCAGAACCAAGACGTTTCATTGCACAAGAGGTCATTGAGTTTTATGACATCGAATGCTTAGATGACAATGGATCTTTTTCACCGCGAAAAGCCGATCTTCGTATGTTTTCAATTTACGGCGAAGATATTTTTGTCTGGCCAGGAGGGCTCACGCGTTTTGCTATGGATCCAACCAGTTACATTGTCAACTCTTCTCAAGGTGGCGGTTTTAAAGATACGTGGATTTTAAAGGATAACCGATGA
- a CDS encoding alpha-E domain-containing protein, producing MILIAPQSAEHLYWMGRYIQRAESMTRLIIELFDKILDENFDEAKTFYEKLGIEMSYDSAQMFLRKTVFDLEYASLCDTVNSARENAILTRSHLSNRMFSRINALYLAYQKAKEERTVSLYWLEGTLKELDSIWGNFELSLVEAKEAPLIQLGKVVERMDLNIRLYDSIEAALLDVEKLNSIAEKVRPNHKRVALSSSNRYKTLQTINSVFGALTTTHES from the coding sequence ATGATTCTTATTGCACCACAAAGCGCTGAACATCTTTATTGGATGGGTCGTTATATCCAAAGAGCTGAGAGTATGACTCGCTTAATCATTGAGTTATTTGATAAAATTTTAGATGAAAATTTTGATGAAGCCAAAACGTTTTATGAGAAACTTGGCATTGAAATGAGCTATGACTCAGCGCAAATGTTTTTGCGCAAAACTGTTTTTGATTTGGAGTATGCAAGCCTGTGCGATACAGTCAATAGTGCACGTGAAAATGCTATTTTGACGCGATCTCACCTCTCGAACCGTATGTTTAGTCGTATTAATGCTCTTTATTTGGCGTATCAAAAAGCCAAAGAAGAGCGTACCGTTTCACTGTATTGGCTAGAGGGAACCTTAAAAGAGCTTGATTCTATTTGGGGTAATTTTGAGCTTTCACTGGTGGAAGCCAAAGAAGCACCGTTGATTCAGCTGGGAAAAGTAGTGGAACGTATGGATTTAAATATTCGCCTTTACGATAGCATTGAAGCGGCGTTACTGGATGTTGAAAAACTCAACAGCATTGCCGAAAAAGTGCGTCCAAACCATAAACGTGTGGCGCTCTCTTCAAGCAATCGATATAAAACATTACAAACGATAAATTCAGTATTTGGGGCATTGACAACAACGCATGAAAGTTAA
- a CDS encoding M14 family metallopeptidase, with translation MIEEIFNVNLPVNETLTLRRNRFAPEDISTSTKRISIVTGIHGDEIEGQYVCYLLAKWLNTNKHCIKGIVDIYPSMNPMGIDSITRGFPFYDVDLNRNFPGNTSDFLPAQVASAIVDTVRGSDFAIDIHASNIFLRELPQVRISRSTADELIPLAEKLDIEFIWVYDAVTVLESTFAHAMNSLGTKTLVVEMGVGMRITKEYGQSLTKGILNLLAHVGIIDRPVLPTTKTMVSNLHSEVFFVNASKPGIFIPILEHNVTVLKGEKLGEIIDPLSGTIEETIISPCNGLLFTIREYPVVYEGSLLARILEDPKEDTTL, from the coding sequence ATGATTGAAGAGATCTTTAATGTTAACTTGCCGGTCAATGAAACCTTAACGCTTAGACGTAACCGTTTTGCGCCGGAAGACATTAGCACGTCAACCAAACGCATCTCTATTGTCACAGGTATTCATGGCGATGAGATCGAAGGACAATACGTCTGTTATCTGCTTGCAAAATGGCTCAATACCAATAAACATTGCATTAAAGGCATTGTGGACATTTACCCTTCCATGAACCCTATGGGCATCGACAGTATCACGAGAGGTTTTCCTTTTTACGATGTCGATCTCAATCGTAATTTTCCAGGGAATACCTCTGATTTTTTGCCTGCGCAAGTGGCGAGTGCCATTGTTGATACGGTTAGAGGCAGTGATTTTGCCATCGATATTCATGCGAGCAACATCTTTTTACGCGAACTTCCTCAAGTGCGCATTAGTCGCTCAACCGCCGATGAACTTATCCCCTTAGCAGAAAAACTCGACATTGAGTTTATTTGGGTGTACGATGCTGTCACTGTTTTAGAATCTACCTTTGCCCATGCAATGAATTCACTTGGAACTAAAACACTCGTTGTAGAGATGGGTGTAGGAATGCGCATCACCAAAGAGTACGGACAAAGCCTAACCAAAGGTATTTTAAACCTATTGGCACATGTGGGTATCATCGATAGACCTGTGCTTCCAACGACTAAAACGATGGTTTCAAACCTACATTCTGAAGTCTTTTTTGTCAACGCTTCAAAACCGGGTATTTTCATCCCTATTTTAGAACACAATGTCACCGTTCTCAAAGGCGAAAAACTCGGCGAGATTATAGACCCACTCTCTGGAACGATTGAAGAGACGATTATTAGCCCGTGTAATGGGCTATTATTTACCATTCGTGAATACCCTGTTGTGTATGAAGGCTCACTTCTTGCACGTATACTTGAAGACCCAAAAGAGGATACTACCCTATGA
- a CDS encoding bacteriohemerythrin: MGYWRWDASFSVGIAVIDNQHKQMIEYINELGTISIYHDKAKIRAVLVALKDYTVSHLAFEESLMEEAGYRKLEAHKQIHLSFIERIHFFQERYENGEDIAQQLMLDLQMWLINHIQHEDTDYKEAVQAMLHKREISPMEEHIKDGWLATLRDKFFK; this comes from the coding sequence ATGGGATATTGGAGATGGGACGCATCTTTTTCGGTTGGTATTGCAGTTATTGATAATCAGCACAAACAAATGATTGAGTATATTAATGAACTGGGTACGATTTCGATTTATCACGACAAAGCAAAAATTCGTGCAGTGCTTGTGGCGTTGAAGGATTATACTGTTTCTCATCTTGCATTTGAAGAGAGTTTGATGGAAGAGGCGGGGTATCGCAAACTAGAAGCGCATAAGCAGATTCATCTTTCGTTTATTGAGCGCATTCATTTCTTTCAAGAACGTTATGAAAACGGTGAAGATATTGCACAACAGCTGATGTTAGATCTTCAAATGTGGCTCATCAACCATATTCAACACGAGGATACGGACTATAAAGAGGCTGTTCAAGCGATGCTGCACAAAAGAGAAATTTCGCCTATGGAAGAGCATATTAAAGATGGATGGCTCGCAACACTTCGAGATAAATTTTTTAAATAG